The Vanessa atalanta chromosome 4, ilVanAtal1.2, whole genome shotgun sequence genome segment taaaaataagagtaaaatttttaagaaaTCCTTATTTTGATGATCATTTTGATATAACAGATTTACAGATTTTGTCTGGAAAAACTTTAGCTTGGATATCAAAAACAGCAAATGATAATGTTAGCTGTAATTTACAACTAATTGGTTggttattctataaaaaatatgaaaaattattatctttgtgtGAAGAATTAGCttctattaaaacatttaaattatatacagaagTAATAGACTTTATTAAAAGAGAATCTGAGAATGTGGAAGATGATGTTAAAGAACTTTTActgaaatctattaaaatactgGATAAAGCTTCTTTTGCAGATATCAAATTAGAAGAGTCTATTAAAATTGCTATAGAAaatgctattaataaaaaacaaaacaaagataTAATGGAACAAAAAGAGGTAATTTGTtccttcaaattattttatttgataggttactgaatacatttattaaatagaagagtttatttatcattgtattCTACTTTTCTTgtcaattaaagtataaaataattaacaatgaaCTTGCTAAAATAGTTCATTAACATagaatgacatttaaatattttgacctttaaatttttactaataattagcCTTAAAACTATGTGTACATATTACAAATGACTATTCTTTTGggatatatacttataataaataacatcattGATTCTCTTTTTAAACTCTATTGTGGACTGTGCTTTAAATACACCGTAAATTatagtaatgaaaatatatattttttctagttATTCAAAAACTGGGAGTCAATAAGGGAGATGAAACTTGAAGAACAATCTAAACGTTTAGATAGAACAAAACGAATGAAACTCATAGAAGAGAAGCAGAAACAATTGCAGGTAGAAGAACAGAAATTATGGTTCTTtgaaaatgaagaaaatattgatttacaaATTGAGGAAAAAGAACAACTGGAAGATACTGTTACTAAATCCAAAAAAGTAGCTCAACAGATCACTGACGAAAACTATATACCACCTGTAATTTTACCTaagcgaaaataaaataaagctataGAAGacgtaaatagtattttaaacttgtttttaatgtaaatataataagataatattcattaattaagaaGTTTCTTTTTGCAGTCTTGCAAGATCAATTTGAATTTTCTTGAGAATGTCTTCAGTTCTTTTACATTTTTCTGCTTTGATATTGTCTTCT includes the following:
- the LOC125077855 gene encoding uncharacterized protein LOC125077855 — encoded protein: MLRNFRRCLFLSPQSQFVLSKQTFLTNEYKCTEAWNTQTASPLLTKVNLHDFYNILDQNYSSKGVISAIDVDIFANAVKDPAYLDELKDLLHKLRLSAETGNTLESTNHATIRNFIEFGNLQDLVQILKDPLSFGLFLDFYSANILLDKLITTQNYELGANVASLIMLQEDFSNEITNTLCQYVCFKHLTDYKVTPIEPPPQEEKNKKKEEIKIRVKFLRNPYFDDHFDITDLQILSGKTLAWISKTANDNVSCNLQLIGWLFYKKYEKLLSLCEELASIKTFKLYTEVIDFIKRESENVEDDVKELLLKSIKILDKASFADIKLEESIKIAIENAINKKQNKDIMEQKELFKNWESIREMKLEEQSKRLDRTKRMKLIEEKQKQLQVEEQKLWFFENEENIDLQIEEKEQLEDTVTKSKKVAQQITDENYIPPVILPKRK